From Shewanella psychrophila, a single genomic window includes:
- a CDS encoding helix-turn-helix domain-containing protein: MTYNKSKLAFNRKLLIATLIDSNIGSVPMLVDATGMNRRTVQEVINSLSDVDITCLRAGSTKSGYYYISDWGLLDKNKVRNKLRHTNDVLEFVLNEQIILNLIKGYSGQAQLDT; the protein is encoded by the coding sequence ATGACTTATAACAAATCGAAGCTCGCATTTAATAGAAAGCTACTGATTGCTACCTTGATAGATTCGAACATTGGTAGCGTTCCAATGCTGGTTGATGCAACAGGAATGAACCGTAGAACGGTACAAGAGGTTATAAATTCTCTTTCTGATGTTGATATTACCTGTCTAAGAGCTGGCTCAACAAAATCAGGATATTACTACATATCTGACTGGGGGCTGCTAGATAAAAATAAAGTCAGGAATAAGTTGCGGCACACTAATGATGTGTTAGAGTTTGTTTTAAATGAACAGATAATTTTGAATTTGATTAAGGGGTATTCTGGTCAAGCACAACTGGACACCTGA
- a CDS encoding IS3 family transposase (programmed frameshift) — translation MNTKRQYRTYTKEFKEEALCLITEQGYSVPQAADALGVSSNLLYTWKQKAEELESSNVTSDERAELLALRKEVKQLRVEKEIFKKGQCLLRERNEVKFRYIRDNRSQFEIKTVCKVLNVSRSAFYDWLSRPAKIISENELKLYRTAKRLFKRSRNSLGSRQLSKKLCEEGYIIGRYRTRSIMRKLGLVVTQRQAYTVTTKRKHSDSVADNVLSQNFNPAEPNQAWAGDVTYLRTNEGWMYLAIVMDLHSRRIIGWSISKRMTVSLVERALQVAITLRQPGCGVLFHSDRGSQYTSKQFQSLLTKSGMTPSMSSVGACLDNAVVERFFGSLKHEWLLNVVHLTRESMKQDVEEYIRYYNHERLHTTLGDLTPSNYEKLQSQVSSCA, via the exons ATGAATACGAAAAGACAGTACCGAACTTATACCAAAGAGTTTAAAGAAGAAGCTTTATGCTTAATAACCGAACAAGGCTATAGCGTTCCACAAGCCGCAGACGCGCTTGGTGTCTCATCCAACCTGCTCTATACCTGGAAACAGAAGGCTGAAGAGCTAGAGAGTTCTAACGTAACTTCAGATGAGAGAGCCGAGCTTTTAGCCCTAAGAAAAGAGGTTAAGCAGCTTCGCGTAGAGAAAGAAATAT TTAAAAAAGGCCAGTGCCTTCTTCGCGAAAGAAATGAAGTAAAGTTTCGGTATATTCGAGACAACCGCTCTCAATTCGAAATAAAAACAGTTTGTAAGGTGCTGAACGTTAGCCGTAGTGCCTTCTATGATTGGCTATCTAGGCCCGCTAAGATTATTAGCGAAAATGAGCTAAAACTGTATCGTACGGCAAAGCGCCTTTTCAAGCGCAGTCGTAACAGCTTAGGCTCACGTCAGTTATCCAAAAAACTATGTGAAGAAGGCTATATCATCGGCCGTTATCGCACTCGCTCTATCATGCGAAAGCTTGGCTTAGTGGTGACTCAGCGCCAAGCCTATACAGTAACGACTAAGCGAAAACACAGTGATAGTGTTGCAGATAACGTGCTGAGCCAGAACTTTAACCCTGCTGAACCTAACCAAGCTTGGGCAGGTGATGTCACCTATCTGAGAACTAACGAAGGCTGGATGTATTTAGCTATTGTTATGGATTTACACTCTAGACGAATCATTGGCTGGAGTATCTCGAAACGAATGACCGTCAGCTTGGTTGAACGTGCATTACAGGTGGCTATAACACTTCGTCAACCAGGCTGCGGTGTTTTATTTCACAGTGACAGAGGCTCGCAGTATACGAGTAAGCAATTCCAAAGCTTGCTAACAAAGAGCGGAATGACACCTTCTATGAGCAGTGTTGGCGCTTGCCTAGATAATGCTGTCGTTGAACGATTTTTTGGTAGTTTAAAGCACGAATGGCTGTTGAATGTAGTTCATTTAACACGAGAGTCAATGAAGCAAGATGTTGAGGAATATATTAGGTATTACAACCATGAGCGGTTACATACTACGCTAGGTGATTTAACACCGAGCAACTATGAAAAGTTACAAAGTCAGGTGTCCAGTTGTGCTTGA